From Arachis stenosperma cultivar V10309 chromosome 2, arast.V10309.gnm1.PFL2, whole genome shotgun sequence, one genomic window encodes:
- the LOC130962555 gene encoding ribosome-recycling factor, chloroplastic has translation MATSFSPTPTLPSVRSSIFPQNPPKPLLSLPEFFRGGSNSSCVKRSWASSSSYVTLKLSNAFRVSARPLLSKGALLNRRMGIVRAATIEEIEAEKAAIEKDVKIRMERSIENVRANFNSIRTGRANPAMLDKIEVEYYGSPVSLKSIAQISTPDASSLLVQPYDKSSLKAIEKAIVSSDVGMTPNNDGEVIRLTLPQLTSERRKVFSISSSFLNEIPYHSPFLMRIIPFFFNFLFPQVALRNIRRDALKAYEKLEKEKKLSEDNVKDLSSDLQKLTDEYMKKVDTIFKQKEKELLTV, from the exons ATGGCAACATCATTCTCTCCGACTCCCACACTACCCTCTGTCCGCTCCTCTATCTTCCCACAAAACCCTCCCAAACCCCTCCTTTCCCTTCCAG AGTTCTTTCGTGGAGGCTCCAATTCCAGCTGCGTGAAACGCTCATGGGCCTCTTCTTCAAGCTATGTCACTCTCAAGCTTTCCAATGCCTTTAGAGTCTCTGCAAGACCCTTACTTTCCAAAGGGGCCTTGTTGAACAGGAG AATGGGAATTGTGAGGGCTGCAACTATTGAAGAAATTGAAGCTGAAAAAGCTGCCATTGAGAAAGATGTC AAAATCAGGATGGAAAGGAGTATTGAAAATGTTCGGGCAAATTTCAATTCCATAAGGACAGGGAGAGCAAACCCAGCTATGCTTGATAAAATTGAG GTGGAATACTATGGAAGTCCAGTTAGCTTGAAGAGCATTGCTCAAATTAGCACCCCTGATGCCAGTTCTCTTCTGGTACAGCCATATGACAAGTCAAG CTTGAAGGCTATTGAGAAAGCCATAGTTAGCTCTGATGTTGGTATGACTCCAAATAATGACGGTGAAGTGATAAGGTTGACTCTCCCACAATTGACATCTGAAAGGAGGAAGGTATTTTCCATTTCCAGTTCTTTCCTTAATGAGATTCCTTATCATTCCCCATTCCTTATGAGAATCATT ccctttttttttaattttcttttccccCAGGTAGCTTTGAGGAATATAAGAAGAGATGCATTGAAAGCTTATGAAAAACTTGAGAAG GAGAAAAAGCTTTCTGAAGATAACGTGAAGGATTTGTCAAGTGATTTGCAG AAGTTGACAGATGAGTATATGAAAAAGGTTGATACCATcttcaaacaaaaagagaag GAATTGCTGACAGTTTGA